One window of the Nocardia terpenica genome contains the following:
- a CDS encoding UbiA family prenyltransferase — MGIAPTRVTPERTSITTILSLPIDFLRESRLSVQVIFLIRFCTAAALGASVLDARLLAAGVAWLLATVAAYVFNGVMDVAEDRANGSTRPISRGALPVPVAAAGVLVAAALALAIAAIVDPTGLLPLLLMAHLACGYAYSGPPFYGKQRGSTAALLVLGMGALTYAAGWRLGGPGGGLSVLVLGAAMSLWMAGVGALAKDLPDAEGDAVGGRRTPVIVWGATRVRLMVAVNALLIGAGYLTAALTFAPMLVPSAVILLIGGAVVGILAATSRRATTRSGLRQPYRAFMVTQYAVHIVVLGALLIGL, encoded by the coding sequence ATGGGTATTGCACCGACTCGAGTCACTCCCGAAAGAACGTCGATCACCACAATTCTGAGCCTTCCGATCGATTTTCTGCGGGAATCACGACTCTCGGTTCAGGTTATTTTTCTGATTCGTTTCTGCACCGCGGCGGCGCTGGGCGCGTCGGTGCTCGACGCCCGTCTGCTGGCCGCCGGGGTGGCCTGGTTGCTGGCCACCGTCGCGGCCTATGTGTTCAACGGCGTCATGGATGTGGCCGAGGATCGGGCCAACGGTTCCACCCGGCCGATCAGCCGCGGCGCGCTGCCGGTTCCGGTGGCCGCGGCCGGGGTGCTGGTGGCGGCGGCGCTGGCGCTGGCCATCGCCGCGATCGTCGATCCCACCGGATTGCTGCCGCTGCTGCTGATGGCCCATTTGGCTTGCGGCTACGCCTATTCCGGCCCGCCGTTCTACGGCAAGCAGCGGGGCAGCACGGCCGCACTGCTGGTGCTGGGCATGGGCGCGCTGACCTATGCGGCCGGATGGCGGCTGGGCGGGCCCGGCGGCGGGCTGTCGGTTCTGGTGCTCGGCGCCGCCATGTCGCTGTGGATGGCCGGGGTCGGCGCGCTGGCCAAGGATCTTCCCGATGCGGAGGGCGACGCGGTCGGCGGTCGCCGCACCCCCGTGATCGTCTGGGGCGCCACCCGGGTCCGCCTCATGGTCGCCGTCAACGCGCTGCTCATCGGCGCCGGATACCTCACCGCCGCACTGACTTTCGCCCCGATGCTGGTGCCGTCGGCGGTCATCCTGCTCATCGGCGGCGCGGTCGTGGGCATCCTGGCCGCGACCAGTCGCCGGGCCACCACCCGCTCCGGCCTGCGCCAGCCCTACCGCGCCTTCATGGTCACCCAGTACGCGGTGCACATCGTGGTCCTGGGCGCCCTGCTGATCGGGCTGTGA
- a CDS encoding SDR family NAD(P)-dependent oxidoreductase yields the protein MIRGQHRVAIVTGAGGGIGAAVARKLAARGFAIAAVDLRESWCDATFDGIADRRAGLLAFGADLRFLHEAEATVLRVVDALGPPAVVVGAPYPGRPDGGPPQPRGGETDWESVILTRLRAPLLISRAAERYLTDSGSGRIVNMTETSVSNGRRRAVDLMVRECLHAITRMLSRELAPRGVLVNTVVAETDCPKLLDAPAGAPRPECCVDAESETVSMAEFLVSDTIENITGRLIETSHCGPAEDDLPPDPGALD from the coding sequence ATGATTCGTGGCCAACACCGCGTGGCCATCGTTACCGGAGCCGGTGGCGGCATCGGAGCGGCGGTCGCGCGGAAACTGGCGGCGCGGGGATTCGCGATCGCCGCGGTCGATCTGCGGGAATCGTGGTGCGACGCGACCTTCGACGGGATCGCCGACCGCCGCGCCGGACTGCTGGCCTTCGGCGCCGATCTGCGGTTTCTGCACGAGGCCGAGGCGACCGTGCTGCGCGTCGTGGACGCGCTCGGGCCGCCTGCGGTGGTCGTGGGCGCGCCGTATCCGGGCCGACCCGACGGCGGGCCGCCGCAGCCGCGCGGCGGCGAAACCGATTGGGAGTCGGTGATTCTCACCCGGCTGCGCGCGCCGCTGTTGATCAGCCGGGCGGCCGAGCGGTACCTCACGGACTCCGGTTCCGGACGGATCGTGAACATGACGGAGACGAGCGTGTCGAACGGTCGCAGGCGCGCGGTGGACCTGATGGTCCGGGAGTGCCTGCACGCCATCACCCGGATGCTGTCGCGCGAACTCGCCCCGCGGGGCGTGCTGGTGAACACCGTTGTCGCGGAGACCGACTGCCCGAAACTGCTCGATGCCCCGGCGGGCGCGCCCCGGCCGGAATGCTGCGTCGATGCCGAGAGCGAAACGGTCTCGATGGCGGAATTCCTGGTGTCGGACACGATCGAGAACATCACCGGCCGGTTGATCGAGACCAGCCACTGCGGCCCGGCCGAGGACGACCTACCGCCAGACCCGGGCGCCCTGGACTGA
- a CDS encoding PLP-dependent cysteine synthase family protein, with translation MGAVPGRWARSAVSLLRGTRAEEAATPLRRFPLPGDSSVELFVKDESVHPTGSLKHRFARSLLVDALERGRIDEGTPLFEATSGNLAVAEAYFATMLGLPYTAVIPERTAAAKAARIEEQGGRCHRVDPPLAVYEHAARLARESGGYHLDHLHTLAGAVDREGESDLAAEILRQCEQIDRPVPTWIVAGVGTGATSRSIGRHLRAHHTDTRLAVVDPEHSAYFAGWATDTPDYATGMPSRIDGIGRPRVEPPFDPDVVDLVIPVLDATTVAAMRHLHDITGWLAGPSSGATLFGALQLVARMREHGESGTVIALQADSGTPYADTFYNDTWVASRGWDLSHPTALLRYHADTGIWTLPQHS, from the coding sequence GTGGGAGCGGTCCCGGGGCGATGGGCGCGGTCGGCGGTGTCGCTGCTGCGCGGGACCCGCGCGGAAGAGGCGGCGACGCCGCTGCGGCGGTTTCCGCTGCCGGGCGACTCGTCGGTCGAGTTGTTCGTCAAGGACGAGTCGGTGCATCCGACCGGGAGCCTGAAGCACCGCTTCGCCCGCAGCCTGCTCGTCGACGCGCTCGAGCGCGGGCGGATCGACGAGGGCACACCGCTGTTCGAGGCCACGAGCGGGAATCTCGCTGTGGCCGAGGCATATTTCGCCACCATGCTGGGATTGCCGTATACGGCGGTGATTCCGGAGCGGACCGCGGCGGCCAAGGCGGCGCGGATCGAGGAACAGGGCGGTCGGTGCCACCGGGTGGACCCGCCGCTGGCGGTATACGAGCACGCGGCCCGGCTGGCCCGCGAATCCGGCGGCTACCACCTCGACCACCTGCACACCCTGGCCGGGGCGGTGGACCGCGAGGGCGAATCCGACCTGGCCGCAGAGATTCTGCGGCAGTGCGAACAGATCGACCGGCCCGTCCCCACCTGGATCGTGGCCGGAGTCGGCACCGGGGCGACGTCCCGATCGATCGGCCGCCACCTGCGCGCCCACCACACCGACACCCGCTTGGCCGTGGTCGACCCGGAACACTCGGCCTACTTCGCGGGCTGGGCCACCGACACCCCCGACTACGCCACCGGAATGCCCTCGCGCATCGACGGAATCGGCCGCCCCCGCGTCGAACCCCCCTTCGACCCCGACGTGGTCGACCTCGTCATCCCGGTCCTGGACGCCACCACCGTCGCCGCCATGCGCCACCTCCACGACATCACCGGCTGGCTGGCCGGACCCTCCTCCGGCGCAACCCTTTTCGGCGCCCTCCAGCTGGTGGCCCGCATGCGCGAACACGGCGAATCCGGCACCGTCATTGCCCTGCAAGCCGATTCGGGCACCCCCTACGCCGACACCTTCTACAACGACACCTGGGTAGCCTCCCGAGGCTGGGACCTGTCCCACCCCACGGCCCTACTCCGCTACCACGCCGACACGGGCATCTGGACCCTTCCGCAGCACAGCTGA
- a CDS encoding ParB/RepB/Spo0J family partition protein, producing the protein MIRLYSPGGLVRAAAGAMREPVTIVDVPIADLSLAEAPARMGGAKAAHVRLLAEAEAALPPIVVHRESMQVIDGVHRLRAAEVRGDETIGVVFFEGTAAEAFVLGVRLNTMHGLPLSLAERKAAALRILVEYPEWSDRAIAGVAGLSPKTVSAIRRRSDVESPQSAGRIASNGVLHRSIGPEGRRRAAELFEADPGASARTVALAAGISVTTAKDVRKRLRAGEDPVTARGRAAEPAPPEPARNVVAMLPACRGEPEQLLHQLRKDPSLRFSETGRKVLRWLEAPFGDDVDWESVIDTLPSHCAPGIAELARRRSHDWNRLAHLLDRRTRDDSPASSQ; encoded by the coding sequence ATGATTCGTCTGTACAGCCCCGGGGGGCTGGTGCGCGCCGCCGCGGGTGCGATGCGTGAGCCGGTGACCATCGTCGACGTGCCGATCGCCGACCTGTCGCTGGCCGAGGCGCCCGCGCGGATGGGTGGGGCGAAGGCGGCGCATGTGCGGCTGTTGGCCGAGGCGGAGGCGGCGTTGCCGCCGATCGTGGTGCATCGGGAGTCCATGCAGGTGATCGATGGGGTGCATCGGTTGCGGGCGGCCGAGGTGCGGGGGGACGAGACGATCGGGGTGGTGTTCTTCGAGGGGACGGCCGCCGAGGCGTTCGTGTTGGGAGTGCGGCTGAATACCATGCATGGCCTGCCGTTGTCGCTGGCCGAGCGGAAGGCGGCGGCGCTGCGCATTCTGGTCGAGTATCCGGAGTGGTCGGATCGGGCGATTGCCGGGGTGGCGGGGCTGTCGCCCAAGACCGTGTCCGCGATTCGTCGCCGGTCGGATGTGGAATCTCCACAGTCGGCGGGGCGGATCGCCAGCAATGGCGTGCTGCACCGGTCGATCGGCCCCGAGGGGCGTCGCCGCGCCGCCGAGCTGTTCGAGGCCGATCCGGGCGCGTCGGCGCGCACGGTGGCGCTGGCGGCGGGCATCTCGGTCACCACCGCGAAGGATGTTCGAAAACGCCTGCGGGCGGGGGAGGATCCGGTGACCGCACGCGGCCGGGCCGCCGAGCCCGCACCGCCGGAGCCCGCCCGGAATGTGGTGGCGATGCTCCCGGCCTGCCGGGGCGAACCCGAACAGCTGCTGCACCAACTGCGCAAGGACCCCTCCCTGCGCTTCAGCGAGACCGGCCGGAAGGTGTTGCGCTGGCTGGAGGCCCCGTTCGGTGACGACGTCGACTGGGAATCGGTCATCGACACCCTCCCGAGCCACTGCGCCCCGGGTATCGCCGAACTCGCCCGTCGACGCTCCCACGACTGGAACCGCCTGGCCCACTTGCTCGATCGCCGCACCCGCGACGATTCGCCCGCCAGCTCCCAGTAG